In one window of Ostrinia nubilalis chromosome 21, ilOstNubi1.1, whole genome shotgun sequence DNA:
- the LOC135082170 gene encoding N-glycosylase/DNA lyase codes for MRKSLSTTNKRMCKMSWSTVLCYHHDDPIQLVGTLNGGQSFRWTHDKEKDEWTGVFSKTIWKLKQDGHHLLYQVKGSLLGELDCSRMLKKYFRLNVTIKHSYKRWSEKDELFKTAYQQLHGIRMLHQEPVENLFSFICSQNNHISRISSMVEKLCEHFGEEISIVDDVAYYSFPEVEKLAKPEVEAKLRELGFGYRAKFIQKSAAQIVEWGGIEWFNSLQDMTYKDARQELMKLYGIGPKVADCICLMSLNHLEAIPVDTHVYQIAARNYLPHLRGKKNVTEKMYMEIGDHFRNLFGEWAGWAHTVLFCADLKKLQQKENDSEEPKQKKKRKK; via the exons ATGCGAAAATCACTTTCAACTACAAATAAACGTATGTGTAAAATGTCGTGGTCTACAGTATTATGTTACCACCATGATGATCCAATTCAATTAGTTGGCACACTAAATGGGGGGCAGAGTTTTAG ATGGACTCACGACAAAGAAAAAGATGAATGGACGGGCGTATTCTCTAAAACAATCTGGAAACTGAAACAAGATGGTCATCATTTGCTGTATCAAGTCAAGGGATCACTACTAGGTGAACTTGATTGTTCTAGAATGCTTAAAAAATACTTCCGTTTAAATGTTACCATAAAGCATTCTTACAAGAGATGGTCAGAAAAAGATGAGCTCTTCAAAACTGCCTACCAACAACTCCATGGTATTCGAATGCTTCATCAAGAACCAGTAGAAAATTTATTCTCGTTTATATGTAGTCAAAACAACCACATATCAAG GATATCAAGTATGGTGGAAAAGCTGTGTGAACATTTTGGAGAAGAAATAAGTATAGTAGATGATGTCGCCTACTACTCATTTCCTGAGGTGGAGAAATTGGCCAAACCTGAG GTGGAAGCAAAACTAAGAGAGCTTGGGTTTGGATACAGAGCCAAGTTCATTCAGAAGTCGGCAGCCCAGATAGTAGAGTGGGGAGGTATTGAATGGTTCAACAGTCTACAGGATATGACATACAAAGATGCGAGACAGGAGCTGATGAAGTTGTATGGAATTGGGCCAAAG GTAGCAGACTGCATTTGTCTGATGTCCCTGAACCACTTAGAAGCGATTCCCGTGGACACCCATGTATATCAGATAGCTGCACGGAATTACCTGCCACATCTGAGAGGAAAGAAGAATGTTACAGAGAAAATGTACATGGAAATTGGGGACCATTTCCGAAATTTGTTTGGGGAGTGGGCAGGCTGGGCTCACACT GTACTTTTCTGtgctgatttgaaaaaattacaacaaaaagAGAATGACAGTGAGGAGCCAAAACAGAAAAAGAAACGAAAGAAATAA
- the LOC135082171 gene encoding beta-chimaerin, whose translation MEDLRNIWKPELYRIQMEAPLPKRISCENCPDRPEFYGKEYHGIMGHKEATLLLENEPNGAFLIRKGNQYNDFYTLTWRFDDKIHHYKLYYDGTHYIKDERYDTIYDLVADGLVTCHMELKAHQILEMINSKANYKYTESPYVTLNRRKLDTLSWIQQTGLQKPENAVEVESKPAADSNTSQKTIFDLTPSSEDNPLLIKYSKSHSFKTHTFKGLNWCELCANFLWGFTAQGVKCEDCGFIAHSKCSERVPNHCLPDLKKLRGVFGIDLTTLLNAHSSTLPFVVRKCVNEIEERGMDSEGIYRVSGFADEIEALKMAFDKDGEAADLSVYSNINVIAGTLKLYLRLLPVPLITYEVHPKLVQAIQNKTVASQITMLRECLDMLPPAHFNCLQYMVQHLHRVSQQAEVNKMSAHNLSTVFAPTLVATPPAITDLAFEIRALQALIEYCPQIYYGNK comes from the exons ATGGAAGACCTTAGAAACATATGGAAACCAGAGT TGTATCGTATACAAATGGAAGCCCCTTTACCAAAACGCATAAGTTGTGAGAACTGTCCCGACAGACCAGAGTTCTATGGCAAGGAATACCACGGTATAATGGGTCACAAGGAAGCCACTCTGCTGTTAGAAAACGAGCCTAATGGTGCATTTTTAATTAGAAAAGGGAATCAGTATAACGATTTTTACACTCTAACTTGGAG GTTTGATGATAAAATACATCATTACAAGCTCTACTACGATGGAACTCATTACATAAAAGATGAGAGATATGACACAATTTATGACTTGGTGGCCGATGGACTGGTCACATGCCACATGGAGCTGAAGGCTCACCAGATTCTGGAAATGATAAACTCCAAAGCGAACTACAAGTATACGGAGAGTCCGTATGTTACTTTAAATAGGCGAAAACTAGACACATTGTCTTGGATACAACA GACAGGTCTACAAAAGCCTGAAAATGCTGTCGAAGTAGAGAGTAAGCCAGCTGCAGACAGCAACACCTCTCAAAAAACAATCTTCGACCTGACTCCTTCGTCAGAGGACAACCCTCTGCTCATCAAGTACTCCAAGTCACACAGCTTTAAGACTCACACGTTCAAGGGTCTGAACTGGTGTGAGCTGTGTGCTAACTTCCTTTGGGGATTCACAGCCCAAGGGGTGAAATGTGAAG ATTGTGGGTTCATAGCCCATTCAAAATGCTCAGAAAGAGTCCCAAACCATTGTTTGCCTGATCTAAAGAAACTCCGGGGTGTTTTTGGGATAGACTTAACTACACTTCTCAACGCCCACTCAAGCACTCTTCCCTTCGTGGTTAGGAAGTGTGTCAATGAAATTGAGGAAAGAGGCATGGATTCTGAAGGGATTTATAGAGTTTCAGGCTTTGCTGATGAAATTGAGGCTTTAAAAATGGCATTTGATAAAG ATGGTGAAGCTGCAGATCTCAGTGTGTACAGCAACATTAATGTAATAGCAGGAACTCTTAAGCTTTATTTGAGACTATTGCCCGTTCCTCTCATTACATATGAAGTGCACCCAAAACTTGTTCAAGCTAtac AAAACAAAACTGTAGCATCTCAAATTACGATGTTACGCGAGTGTCTTGATATGTTGCCACCTGCACATTTCAACTGCTTGCAATATATGGTGCAGCATTTACATAG GGTATCGCAACAAGCCGAAGTGAACAAGATGAGCGCTCACAACCTAAGCACGGTATTCGCGCCAACTCTCGTGGCGACTCCGCCGGCCATCACCGATTTGGCCTTCGAGATCCGTGCGTTGCAAGCGCTCATAGAGTACTGTCCACAGATATACTATGGCAACAAGTAG
- the LOC135082185 gene encoding phospholipase A2-like produces the protein MSLTFFSAISLLVICFVGYSHSWVFTDIDYAKLRTALADEIKNVKSELSDDDLKQLKFNFIYPGTKWCGPGNVADNYDDLGSAWQADSCCREHDNCPDVLAAGETRMNLTNDAFYTRLNCGCDETFRQCLHNANSSVALQIGIVYFDLLGTQCYREDYPITGCEQN, from the exons ATGAGCCTGACATTTTTTTCCGCCATTTCTCTATTAGTCATTTGTTTTGTGGGCTACTCTCACAGTTGGGTCTTCACAGATATTGACTACGCAAAATTAAGGACAGCCTTAGCcgatgaaattaaaaatgttaaaagcgAGTTATCTGATGACGACTTGAAACAGCTGAAGTTCAACTTCATATATCCAG GTACGAAATGGTGCGGCCCAGGCAACGTGGCAGATAATTACGACGACCTCGGCTCGGCTTGGCAGGCCGACAGCTGCTGCAGGGAGCATGACAACTGCCCAGACGTCCTGGCCGCTGGGGAGACCAGGATGAACCTGACCAACGATGCATTCTACACTAG gcTCAACTGCGGGTGCGACGAGACCTTCCGCCAGTGCCTGCACAATGCCAATAGCAGCGTGGCCTTACAGATCGGCATTGTTTACTTTGACTTACTGGGGACGCAGTGCTACCGGGAAGACTATCCCATCACAGGCTGCGAGCAAAATTAG